GCGTGACGTGCGGCTCGTACAGCCGAGCCTCCGCTGGGAGCAGCCGGATCTCGTCTGTCGGCACGTACGGAACGTTCGCCAGCAGTACGTCGACCTCGCCAAGCAACCGCTCCGGCAATGCAGCGAACAGGTCGCCCTGATACACGGTCCCGTCCAACGGCTCCAGGTTCCGCCGAGCACATCGCACCGCGGCCGGCTCGATGTCAGCGGCGTACAGCGAGACCTCGCGCTCGGCCGCGACCGCGGCGCCCAAGGCACCCGAGCCGCAGCCGAGGTCCACGACGACCGAGCCCGCGACGGTGAAGCGCAGCGCCTCAGCGACCAGGAACTCGGTACGGCGACGCGGGATGAATACCCCGGGATCGACAGCGATCCGCAACCCGCGGAACGAGGCCCAGCCGACGACGTACTCCAACGGCAACCCGGCGACCCGCTGGTCGACCATCGCGGCGAGCTCGGCCGCGTCCCGCGCGGTCTCGGCGATCAGCGCAGCCTCGTCCTCGGCGAACACACAGCCGGACGCACGCAACCGCTCGACGACGAGGCCGATCTCAACAGTGGAAGGTGAAACAGACACAGAACCCCGCCCTTATCTGACCGCGTCAGCCTACCCGAACGCGTTCACCCCGGTGAGCTGTGCCGACACCGTCCACAGCCGCTCCGCCGACGCGGGGTCGATCGCGTACGGACGTACTCCCGGCGCGTCGTCGGCCGACACCTCGGCGACCTCGCAGTCCTCGAGGAACACGCCGCCGAGCCCGTCGAGCTGCGGCGACGTCGCCGCCCAGACCTGCGTCGCCGCACCCTGCTCCGGGCTCTTGAACGCCGGGTTCAGTGCGTTGCCGTCCTCGTCGATCCAGCCGAAGTCGACCATCTCCTGCTTCTCCAGGTGCCGCTGCAGCGGAGTCAGGATCCCGCCGGGATGCAGCGCGAACGCCCGTACGCCGGAATCCTTGCCGAGGGCATCGAGCTGTACGGCGAACAGCACGTTGGCCGTCTTCGCCTGCCCGTACGCCTCCCACTTGTCGTACCCCAGCCGGAACTCGAGGTCGTCCCACCGGATGTCCGACCGCCGATGACCGGTCGACGACACCGACACGACCCGCGCGCCACCGTCGGCCGCGAGCGCCGGCCACAGCCGGTTCACCAACGCGAAGTGCCCCAAGTGGTTGGTCGCGAACTGCGCCTCCCACCCCGGCCCGACCCGCGTCTCCGGCGAGGCCATGATCCCCGCGTTGTCGATCACGATGTCCACCGACCGGCCCGAGGCCAGGAACCGCTCGGCGAACGCCTTCACACTGTCCTGCGAGCCCAGATCGAGCTCGTCGACCTCAGCCAGGTCACCCAGAGCCTCCCGCGCCGCGTCCGGCCGCCGAGCCGGTACGACGACGTGCGCGCCGGCCTTCACCAGCGCCTTGGTGGTCTCCAGACCGAGACCGGAATATCCACCGGTGACGATCGCCAGCTTGCCGGTCAGGTCGATCCCGGCGAGGACGTCGTCCGCGGTGCTGTCGTGCCCGAAACCCGAGCCGATCTTGTGTTGTGCACTCATACCGTCGAGCGTACGAATTAGAGTTCGCTCTAGGTCAAGTCGTGAGGTGCGGGTCCAGCCGCAGGGATTCGGCCAGGCGTTGCAGGGCCGGGTTGGGGTTGTCGGGGCTCCAGCACGCGTGCAAGGTGACGGAATGCGCGTCGGCCGCGTCGAGTTCGCGGTAGTGGACGCCTTCGACGCCCATCGCCATGATCGAGCGCGGGATCAACGCACAGCCGAGGCCGGCGCGGACCAGCGCGAGCATCGTGGGCACCTGCGACGCCAGTTGGCTGACGGCGTAGCGATCCATGCCGATCATGGCCGCGCAGATGTCGTGCAGGTACTGCGATCCCTCCGGGCTGTACCCGATGTAGTCGTCGGTCACGTCCACCAGGGACACCGCCCTGTCGCCGAGTGCCAGTGGATGCGAGGCGGGTACGGCGAGGACCAGGCCCTCCGAGTGCACCAGCAGCGACTCGAACTGCGCCGGGATCGGCGGCCGCACCAGGCCGATGTCGATCTCGAGATTCGCCAGCGCCTCGAACTGTGCCGGGCTCACCAGTTCGGTCAGCTCGGCCGTGACCCCCGGCGTTCGTTTCCCGACCATGGTCAGGAAGTCGGCG
This Kribbella sp. NBC_00482 DNA region includes the following protein-coding sequences:
- a CDS encoding SDR family NAD(P)-dependent oxidoreductase, whose translation is MSAQHKIGSGFGHDSTADDVLAGIDLTGKLAIVTGGYSGLGLETTKALVKAGAHVVVPARRPDAAREALGDLAEVDELDLGSQDSVKAFAERFLASGRSVDIVIDNAGIMASPETRVGPGWEAQFATNHLGHFALVNRLWPALAADGGARVVSVSSTGHRRSDIRWDDLEFRLGYDKWEAYGQAKTANVLFAVQLDALGKDSGVRAFALHPGGILTPLQRHLEKQEMVDFGWIDEDGNALNPAFKSPEQGAATQVWAATSPQLDGLGGVFLEDCEVAEVSADDAPGVRPYAIDPASAERLWTVSAQLTGVNAFG
- a CDS encoding LysR substrate-binding domain-containing protein, translating into MAAMDLSLQQLRGFVAVAEELHYGRAAQRLNLTQPPLTRQIQGLERNLNVRLFDRTGRGVRLTAAGGVFLEHARRVLALLEVAPEATRRAADGTTGTLRLAFTAIGAYAVLADFLTMVGKRTPGVTAELTELVSPAQFEALANLEIDIGLVRPPIPAQFESLLVHSEGLVLAVPASHPLALGDRAVSLVDVTDDYIGYSPEGSQYLHDICAAMIGMDRYAVSQLASQVPTMLALVRAGLGCALIPRSIMAMGVEGVHYRELDAADAHSVTLHACWSPDNPNPALQRLAESLRLDPHLTT
- a CDS encoding putative protein N(5)-glutamine methyltransferase, with translation MSVSPSTVEIGLVVERLRASGCVFAEDEAALIAETARDAAELAAMVDQRVAGLPLEYVVGWASFRGLRIAVDPGVFIPRRRTEFLVAEALRFTVAGSVVVDLGCGSGALGAAVAAEREVSLYAADIEPAAVRCARRNLEPLDGTVYQGDLFAALPERLLGEVDVLLANVPYVPTDEIRLLPAEARLYEPHVTLDGGPDGLATLRRVVAGAAEWLAPGGHLFVEMSDQQAPLARAVMVEHGLETEITADDDLGANVVRGRRS